TGGAGGGCGCAGGCGGAGGTGGACCGTCTCCTGGAGAtcctgagagagatggagaacgaGAAGAACGACAAGGACAAGAAGATCAACGagctggagaggtgagggaggatgtgtgtgtgtgtgtcagatgaaaCACAGTTAAAGGTGTGTTGacgggtgtgtaggtgtgttatTGGGGGTCTATAGGTGTGTTGTGAGGTGTACTGTTccaacatgtgtgtgtcctctgtgttTGCTATGTAATAACCGATCCATCGGAATCTCATTCCAAACCACCTCCTCTCAAATCCATCATTCATTTTGTGCGAACCAAATGTGTGGATGGGTGTGAAtgggtgtgtacctgtgtgtgtgtgtgtgtgtgtacgtgtgtgtgtgacccgctGCCCTCGTACCAGacatcctccaccctcccacctaTGGCGCTCTCAGAAGCCTCACCAGGCCCTGCCCTCTGCGGCAGCTCAGCCAATGGGGGGCGTAGTTTGGGAGTACCTGGGCACGTGAGTGGCTTTCAGCTCTGTCACTCAGTGGACGACTGCACGTGATGTCACTGCCTGCCCACGCCCTGCTAACACAGTCTCTTGCAGTAGTACCACAGTACTGCACAGTACTACCACGGCCTGCTAACACAGTCTCTTGCTGTAGTACCACAGTACTGCACAGTACTACCACGCCCTGCTAACACAGTCTCTTGCAGTAGTACCACAGTACTGCCTAGCAAACGGTCTACTGCAGGATTACTGAAGTAGTACCGAAGTACTATCGTCGTGTTTCGCTCTCTGCTGAACTTcacttcaaaacacacatgcactgaaACTTGAGTTGTTTGGCGTGCGGGCGGTCAGCCTGGAGCAGAGCTGTAGTACTCAGACCACAGGCAGTGGAATCCAGATGTCATGAAAAACACAGTTTCACGGTTTCCTTGGGAAGGTGCTGATCATTGGAATAACGTCATATACAGTCATGCAAAAAACGCCAAAACGCAGATCCCAGATACCTCAAGAACGATCTGAAGATCTCTCCCGTCTGCCCTGAGTACTACGgtgatctgcccccccccccccccccccccccccgagggctGTTTAGTGGTTGTCATGGCAGCTGTAGAATGGCCTTGCAGCCCCTGAGTGGGCCCAGCCTGCCCTCGTCTGGGGTACCCCTGTCCCCCAGCCCGGCTCCTCGTCACCCTGGGGACCTGATAGGACTTTGGTGGCCTTGTTGGCGTGGGCTGATGATGCATTTCCTGTGCGGCTGGATGGGTTTAGCTGGAGGCCTGTGAGGAGCATTTTGTGGCTTCTACCTCCTGGagtactgtgtctgtctgtctctgtctgtctctgtctgtctctgtctgtctctgtctgtctctgtctgtctctgtctgtctctgactgtctctctgtctgtctgtccgtctgtctgtctttgtccatctgtatgtctgtccgtctgtctgtctctgtccgtctgtccgtctgtccgtctgtccgtctgtccgtctgtccgtctgtccgtctgtccgtctgtccgtccgtccgtctctgtctgtctctgtctgtctgtctctgtctgtcttctattTGTCTATGTTGTtaagtatgtatgtgtttgtgtatgtatgtgggtaTACATTTCTTCACCCTTGTGGCCTGTCTTAAAgcttttcgtgtgtgtgtgtctgtgtttagtaTTCACAACCCTGAGTCTGTATTTGTCAGTCTGTGCACCaactctcgtgtgtgtgtgtgtgtgttttagtttaCTTAGACTAATTGTTGGTAATTATTTTGATTCAAATGTAGAATATTTCACCATCCGCATCTtctaatgaataaataaatatgatGAGATGAATAATGTAATCGATCCACAGCCTAAACTGCCTGGATGGATAGTGAGGGTGAGCGAGTGTGCCTGGGCCTTGTTTATGAATGTTCAAACTTTGTTCTCACATCGAGTTATATCACAGATGTggctttaacacacacacacacacacacagacacacacacacacacacagacacacacacacacaccccacacacacacacacacacacacacacacacacaaggctgtcTCTGGTTCGTTAGCAGCATGGCTGTCACTAGGGAGGTGTCGGCTATGTTCACGTCAGATGGGGTGTGACAGCGCCTGGCCTGTAggggttctgattggctgcaaggTTTCCACCAGGAAGTCAATGAGTTCACGTTCAGACAGAGAcggcaacaacaacacacacacacacctctaccgtTACCGACCACTAGGGCGGCTCTGTTCAATGCCAGCCAACCACAGTCAGAGGATGTCAATAACACCAGGATAGATCAGGTGACCCAGCTCACTGATGTCCCCTGACGGTGGAACAGCAGTCTGACTGTGGACATCCTGACTGCCCTCTCATCTGCAACCAGATGATCTGCTGTTAGTTACTCAGTTATCTcactgctctgtctgtctgtctctctgtctgtatgtctgtctgtttgtctctgtctgtttgtctgtctctctgtctgtctgtttgttttccagctgtctgtctttcagatgtctgtctgtctgtctgtttgtctctctgtctgtttgtctgtctctctctttctgtctgtctgtctgtttgttttccagctgtctgtctttcagatgtctgtctgtttgtctgtctgtctgtttgtctgtctctctctgtctgtctgtctgtctgtctgtctgtctgtttgttttccagctgtctgtctttcagatgtgtgtctgtgtgtctgggtttctgtgtgtctgtgtctgggtttctgtgtgtctgtctgtctgtctgtctgtgtgtctgtctctctgtctgtctgtctgtctgtctgtctgtctgtttgtttttccagctgtctgtctttcagatgtctgtctgtgtgtctgtgtgtctgtgtgtctgagtgtctgtccgtctgtccgtaggGGAacagtgcctgcctgcctgcagctcTTCACAGTAGAACTCCCAGTGGTATCTCTTTGATGTGTGCTCTTGCTTACTAACCTGGCTCTCTGTTCTGTGGtttatctctcccttcctccctctctctccctctcccgctctctctccacctctccctccctctcccgctctctctcttccacccccttTCCTGctttccccctttctctttctctttccccctcttctctttatCTTGACACTGGAACACAGTTTTGCTTCAAGGTTAGTAcagcatgtctctctttctacatccttccttcccttcttgACTGGTGGAGTCCAGTTCATCACCCAGTTTAACCCACCAACAGTTTAATTCATAAACGTCATTCAATTCAACCTTTATTACAGTTACATCTTATGTCTGTCAGCCCTTGTCTACTATAATATCAGTCTAAGAAGGACCTACTGAGAagtccgtttaaaactactaaCAGCCAGGAAGCTGCTTCTGGTCTAGTTGACTCGGTCAACACAGCGCCCCCTAGAGGGGGAGAAGGCATCGCAGGTCTCTGCTTTGTTCTCCCACCATCTCTTTCTAACACGCAAACATCTACCATTAGACCAAGAGGACATCTTTGTGTCACAAAGGGTTGGTTGGCAGCCACGTTCCTCCCGTGCTACTGCCACACCAGATTCGCTGACTACTATCAGTATTCtgactgctgtctctctgtcattacCTGACTGGAAGTTGTGGTGCTTACTTTCCTGTTAGTGTTGTGCTTgctgttttgttgttgtagtCCTGCTCTCCAAGAAAACCTCCTCTAATCTAGCAGGTGtgacaggagacaggaaggtCTCTCCCGACCCGCACTCCTGCTTTTGTTCtcacttcttcttctctctctcttgcttttcgCTGCTTTTCATTATGTTTTGATGTAAGCGGAAGAACTAGCGAGACACAACAAACACAGGGGAGTGACACGACTCGTCTCCAACATCAAGGCTGCCGCCTTGAAAGGGAATCCTTGTCACCGTGCAGAAATTAATTTTCCCCCAGACGTCACCGCGCGTCTTTGAactggagagatgtggagattTGTCAGCAAATGGATGACAATAGACGTGATGCTCACTACAGGGAATGATGCAGCGTGACACCTTACTGGCTGTGAAGACGCTCAAACACACTccttggacgtgtgtgtgtgtgtgtgtgtgtgtgtgtgtgtgtgtgtgtggatgtgtgctggGGTGGATCCAGGGTTCCCAGCCTTGCCCAGCAACTGTCAGAGCCATGGTCAAGAGGCGGCAGTAGTGCTGTTGCATTCATCAGATGTTAATGAGCCCAGCACCATTGCATCTGGCaatgtagcctagcctagctaagTTTAGAACTGTAGCACTTGCAATGTAGCGTAGCCTAGCCAAGCTTAGGACTGTAGCACCTGGCAATGTAGcgtagcctagcctagcgtgTCCAGGTCATCCTAGTAACATCCCATCTTACCCATGGGAAAGGCCAGGCCACCAGAACTAGGCCTCATTTAGCCTCGATGGCCCCTCCCTTAGCCTCTGCCAGGATAGTGTCCATGCCGTGGGGTAGGCTTGAAGAGGAGCCAAGGCTCTGGGCCTGGCTGGGAGACAACCGCGAAACACTGAAACTATTCTACGGGATGTTTTAAACTGGAAATATATCCAAATTTATTTATCCTCTAAATATATCGAAAGATATGATTGGTGTTGTTTTCAAAGTAAATCTGAAGAAATGCTGATGATAATTTATTGATAATTCTGAAGCCATTTGAATGCAGTAAACATCTCCCAAAAGCATTTTCGGTAAAATATTAATGCAACAACATTCCTAAGATGCagatttaatatttttctaatgatATTTGCTGAATATTAAAATAGTATAAAAAGTGCCTTGGTGAAAAAATGTTTCAAGGTCTAAAGTGTCATCAGTTTTCAAAGACGATAAATCCTGCctgtgttagtatgtgtgttagtgtctgtgtttgtgtgtgtctaagtacAGGACATTGTatgttttaaccctcgtgctgccttcgggtcacatgacccaaaggttcataacgaaccatcgttgtgtttacccaattttacccaatacaaaaacaaataaaaataattttcttttaaccttcgcaatgtggggggtctgagacagcccaacggttaaaagaaaatgcttcactttgtttttgtatgcggtaaagttgtcgcaatacgacggtgggtcacaatgactgatgggtcagaacgacccgaagataacacaaggattaataagtgtgtgtgtgtttgtgtgtttgggatgtggacccagagtcagagaggggcagagatatggagagagatggatatacattttagtcatttagcagacgctcttatccagagcgacttacagtaagtacagggacattccccccgaagcaagtagggtgaagtgccttgcccaaggacacaacgtcaattgacacggccgggaatcgaactggcaaccttcagattactagcccgactccctcaccgctcagccatctgactctataaaaagagagggagactcaGTCATAGAGTGATGCTTGAATTGATATCTACCTCAGTATGGGTCTCCCGGGGGTATGTTTCGATCACACTTCCTGTGCTCATACATAAGAGGACAGTGCTGCTGTCCAGGTCTGCGGTGCTGTGAGGGCACTTCAGCGGTGGGGATGTTTACATCCTCCTGCACGCAGAACGGAGTGTCAGCAGTGTACGTAGGGGAAAAAAAGGATAATTTTTTATTATGTAtcagacatgtgtgtgtgtgtgtgtgtgacccagctGCTTATTGAAAGAAACCCCAACCAACCAGATGGCTGGAACATTGCTCTGTATTTATGACCTGTTtcagtcgcacacacacacaccggacaaGAAAAGCacgcacagaacacacacacacaccggacaaGAAAAGCACGCACAGAACAGATTAGAATACTGTTATGGACTCCTGGCAGCTCTCATTCCTGCTACACAGAGAGCTTCAGTCCAACACAGCCTGTTTGTGTCTCATTTACAGAACAATACACTTCTCTACGCTAGGCTACATTCCACCTCTCCACGCTACGCTACGtcacactacactacagtatACTACTCGGTACTATGCCACGTGACACGACACAGTCTTCTCGGTTTCCTACGTAGGCCTGTGTGCAGGTAGATCTGGAGTCTACAGAGCTAACAGATTCTTGGAGTGATGCATTGTGGGATATCAGAGCGTGAGTCTTTGAACACAGTAACAATTTACTGGCATTGTTTGACTCACATCtgctctgagggagagagagatggagaagagggagagggatgaggatggGGAGAAAtgttgagagggagagggatggagtgtgggatggaaggagaggtttTCTTGATCAAGTCAAGAAGTTCTGTGAAACTGATAGGGGCTTTGATGCTGCCAGGTTGCAATCCAGACAACATAGCAGAGACACACGaaacagaatcacacacacacacacacgcagtcagtCCATCATTACAAAGTCCTAATTGGAGCTTTCTCTGTCAGTCATCTCCTGACTTTGAGACATGGTCCCTCTGGGCCTCCTGAAGACTCTGTGTTTGgagtatttgtgtttgtgtagactCTGAGTGTACGCCCTGAACCCTACTGTGTTTCTTTCTAACCTTCCTAACTAACTGTCGACTTGTCCTCATCGATGtctcgtgtgtgcgtgtgtgtgtgtgtgtgtgtgtgtgtgtgtgtgcgtgcaggcagATGAAAGACCAGTCTAAGAAGGTGGCTAACCTGAAGCACAaggagcaggtggagaagaGCAGGAACGCCCAGCTGGTGGAGGAAGCCCGGAAGAGAGAGGACAACATCTCCGAGAACTCTCAGCAGATCAAGGTGAGGagcgagggagtggaggagggggagggggaggtggaggtggaggaggaggaggaggaggaggaggtggaggaggaggaggtggaggaggagggggagaagggggagggggaggaggaggaggaggaggaggaggaggtggaggaggaggagaagggggaggagggggtgggggggggtgaagctAGGTcaatgctctttctctctctcacactctttccctccctcggtctccctctgtctctctctccctccttctctctttgaaGCCAGCTCTCGTTGCTTGTTTGAGAATAGCTGGGATTCCTCTCAGGTACAACAGAGGAATCCGTTTCCCAGTCCCAAACcgcacacacctccctccctccatccatccattcctccttcacctccctcctgaCCTCCTTTCCGTTCCAACATTGTGTTTTTGGGGAAACTGGACGGAGAGATAGATTGACAGACTGTTCTAGTCGAAAACAACAAGACTTAAGAGAGggtaaggggaggaggtgaatggagagagagaggtagaaagacagagggagggggaagagtgagagagagagagagagagagagagaggtagaaagacagagggagggggaagagtgagagagagagagagagaggtagaaagacagagggagggggaagagtgagagagagagagagagaggtataaagacagagggagggggaaggaaagagggagagaggtagaaagacagggagggggaaggaaagagagagagagagaggtagaaagacagagggagggggaaggagagagagagagggagagaatcctTGGAGCAGCTTGCTTGGCTGCAGCACATCTGTATGTGGATGTAGAAAGCTTCTTAATGCACAGACACGGACCCAAGAACCGTGGTCTGAACGTACCCTAGAACCACCGTACGCAGACAGCTGGggaaacacaaacagaacacaGCTAGCccgtaccctgtgtgtgtggttgtgtgggtgtggttgtgtgtgtgtgtgtgtgtgtgtgtggttgtatgtgtgtgtgtgtgtgttgtgtgagagtGGCACAGAGAGTGGGTCTGTTCCCAGTTCTCTGCTGGGCCTCAGGACAGCACCATCTGCTTTGGTGTGGTTCAGCCTGTTGAATCTGGcaaccccactccctctctctcactctttttcccCATTCTCCCATTTCCTTGCTCTTTTGTGGCCTGTTTTGTGTTTTCCATTTGTTTATATTGCTCCTTGACTTCAGTATGCCTTTGACTCTGGTCAACtctagtcagtgtgtgtgtgtgtttggaactTCGTGTACAAACTGTGCTTTGGATGAGTCTAtctctgagtgtgtatgtggtggttATGTCCTGGACCGGCAGCCCCAGGTCCATCCCTCTGGGTTTCTACCCCAGCCTGAGAGCCCCAACCCCTGGTCCGGCTCCAGGGTGTCCCCTCCATCcctggcccccctcacccctcaccctacCAGGCCCAGAGAGGATCCTCTAACCCTGGATCAGTGTCTAGTGTTTCTGGTCTCTGCTAGCCTTGTAAACATGTTTACAACCTCTCCAGTGCAAAGGATGTAGAACAGATCCAGCACTGttggagaggggaagggttCTAGGACGAGACAGGGTGTCGAATCAGGTTCTAGAATCAGGTTCTAGAATGTTCTCGGGGTGGCTCTTGAATGGATGGagagttgtttgtgtgtgacagagagacagacagagagacggacagagagacggacagagagacggacagagagacggacagagagacggacagagagacggagagagagacggagagagagacggaagacggacagagagacggagagagagacggagagagagacggagagagagacggagagacagacagagagagacagacagagagagacagacagagagagacagacagagagagagagacagagagagagagacagacagagagagacagagagagagacagagagagagacagagagagagacagagagagagacagagagagacagagagagacagagagagacagagagagacattctGGTCATGATAAAAGCAGAACTGAAAGCTTTTATTCCCAGATTATTTTCAACAAAAGAGGCATTTCTCCTTAGGCAGGCTCGCATTCAGACAGG
The nucleotide sequence above comes from Osmerus eperlanus unplaced genomic scaffold, fOsmEpe2.1 SCAFFOLD_646, whole genome shotgun sequence. Encoded proteins:
- the LOC134015740 gene encoding ELKS/Rab6-interacting/CAST family member 1-like, coding for MENEKNDKDKKINELESFASRQMKDQSKKVANLKHKEQVEKSRNAQLVEEARKREDNISENSQQIKDSLRQKEERIEELEEALRESVQITAEREMVLAQEESARTSAERQ